A genome region from Cucumis sativus cultivar 9930 chromosome 4, Cucumber_9930_V3, whole genome shotgun sequence includes the following:
- the LOC105434398 gene encoding uncharacterized protein LOC105434398 isoform X1, with protein sequence MEAILKSYFGFSAFRPYQKEVIQGILRGKDCLVVKGTGSGKSLCYQLPPLVVGKTGIVVSPLISLMQDQVMALKQRGIKSEYLGSTQTDYTVQHKAERGQYNILFMTPEKACSVSTSFWSKLKTAGICLFAVDEAHCISEWGHDFRVEYKQLDKLRDVLPGLPFVALTATATEKVRNDIINSLKMKDPQVTIGSFDRTNLFYGVKSFDRGPLFMNKLVLDISKYVASGGSTIIYCTTIKDVEQISKALEEAGISAGIYHGLMDKTSRAESHRLFIRDEVQVMVATVAFGMGIDKPNVRQVIHYGCPKSLESYYQESGRGGRDGIASVCWLYYTRSDFAKADFYCGESLTENQRTAIMESLMAAQQYCSIATCRRNFLLSYFGEKSQSEKCGNCDNCIDSKKERDMSKEAFLLLACIQSCWGTWGLNIYVDILRGSRAKKIRNAQFDMLPLHGLGKEYSSNWWKALASQLISNGYLTENIRDVYRTISISAKGKKFLNSVRQDCLPPLILPVTSEMIGENENDSALSEAGKMENLATYFQRRENEAF encoded by the exons ATGGAGGCCATTCTAAAG AGTTACTTTGGATTCTCGGCGTTTAGGCCGTATCAGAAAGAAGTCATTCAGGGCATTCTTCGTGGGAAGGATTGCTTGGTGGTTAAGGGCACTGGAAGTGGGAAATCCTTATG TTATCAGTTACCGCCTTTGGTCGTTGGAAAGACTGGCATAGTTGTTAGCCCCCTTATATCATTAATGCAGGATCAG GTAATGGCTTTAAAGCAAAGAGGGATCAAGTCTGAATACCTTGGAAGTACCCAGACTGATTACACAGTTCAACACAAGGCAGAGAGGGgtcaatataatatattgttcATGACACCAGAAAAAGCATGCTCTGTATCTACGAG TTTTTGGTCAAAATTAAAGACAGCAggaatttgtttgtttgcgGTTGATGAAGCACACTGCATTTCAGAGTGGGGGCATGATTTTAG GGTAGAGTACAAACAGCTGGACAAACTTCGCGATGTTCTACCAGGTCTTCCATTTGTTGCACTGACTGCCACTGCAACTGAAAA GGTTCGGAATGACATTATTAATTCTTTGAAGATGAAAGACCCACAAGTTACCATTGGTTCATTCGATCgaacaaatcttttttatgGAGTCAAGTCTTTTGATCGTGGTCCATTATTCATGAATAAGCTTGTGCTTGATATCTCTAAGTATGTAGCCTCTGGTGGTTCAACTATCATTTACTGCACGACAATTAAAGATGTTGAGCAG ATATCCAAGGCACTTGAAGAAGCAGGGATTAGTGCTGGAATTTATCACGGTCTAATGGACAAAACATCACGTGCAGAATCCCACAG ACTATTTATAAGGGATGAAGTGCAAGTCATGGTTGCCACTGTTGCTTTTGGTATGGGCATTGACAAACCAAATGTAAGACAGGTGATACATTATGGCTGCCCAAAGAGTCTAGAATCTTATTATCAGGAAAGTGGGCGAGGTGGTAGAGATGGTATTGCTTCTGTTTGCTGGCTTTATTACACGAGAAGTGATTTTGCTAAAGCAGACTTCTACTGTGGTGAATCACTAACT GAAAATCAAAGAACAGCTATTATGGAGTCATTGATGGCTGCACAGCAGTATTGTTCTATAGCAACTTGCAGAAGAAACTTCTTGCTCAGTTATTTTGGGGAAAAATCTCAGTCTGAAAAATGTG GAAATTGTGATAACTGCATAGACTCAAAAAAGGAGCGTGACATGTCAAAAGAAGCATTTCTTCTACTGGCCTGCATCCAATCATGCTGGGGTACATGGGGACTGAACATATATGTGGATATTCTTCGTGGATCTAGA GCAAAAAAGATTCGTAATGCTCAGTTTGATATGCTTCCACTTCATGGACTTGGAAAAGAATACTCATCAAATTGGTGGAAAGCACTAGCCAGTCAACTAATTTCTAATG GCTATTTGACAGAGAACATACGCGATGTTTACAGAACTATAAG TATCAGTGCAAAAGGGAAGAAGTTTCTCAATTCTGTCAGACAGGACTGCCTACCACCTCTAATTTTGCCGGTGACGAGTGAAATGATTGGTGAGAATGAAAATGACAGTGCATTAAGTGAAGCtgggaaaatggaaaatttggCCACTTACTTTCAGAG AAGAGAGAATGAAGCTTTCTAG
- the LOC105434398 gene encoding uncharacterized protein LOC105434398 isoform X3, giving the protein MLCIYEVHISGAHLNFWSKLKTAGICLFAVDEAHCISEWGHDFRVEYKQLDKLRDVLPGLPFVALTATATEKVRNDIINSLKMKDPQVTIGSFDRTNLFYGVKSFDRGPLFMNKLVLDISKYVASGGSTIIYCTTIKDVEQISKALEEAGISAGIYHGLMDKTSRAESHRLFIRDEVQVMVATVAFGMGIDKPNVRQVIHYGCPKSLESYYQESGRGGRDGIASVCWLYYTRSDFAKADFYCGESLTENQRTAIMESLMAAQQYCSIATCRRNFLLSYFGEKSQSEKCGNCDNCIDSKKERDMSKEAFLLLACIQSCWGTWGLNIYVDILRGSRAKKIRNAQFDMLPLHGLGKEYSSNWWKALASQLISNGYLTENIRDVYRTISISAKGKKFLNSVRQDCLPPLILPVTSEMIGENENDSALSEAGKMENLATYFQRRENEAF; this is encoded by the exons ATGCTCTGTATCTACGAGGTGCACATTAGTGGAGCACATCTAAA TTTTTGGTCAAAATTAAAGACAGCAggaatttgtttgtttgcgGTTGATGAAGCACACTGCATTTCAGAGTGGGGGCATGATTTTAG GGTAGAGTACAAACAGCTGGACAAACTTCGCGATGTTCTACCAGGTCTTCCATTTGTTGCACTGACTGCCACTGCAACTGAAAA GGTTCGGAATGACATTATTAATTCTTTGAAGATGAAAGACCCACAAGTTACCATTGGTTCATTCGATCgaacaaatcttttttatgGAGTCAAGTCTTTTGATCGTGGTCCATTATTCATGAATAAGCTTGTGCTTGATATCTCTAAGTATGTAGCCTCTGGTGGTTCAACTATCATTTACTGCACGACAATTAAAGATGTTGAGCAG ATATCCAAGGCACTTGAAGAAGCAGGGATTAGTGCTGGAATTTATCACGGTCTAATGGACAAAACATCACGTGCAGAATCCCACAG ACTATTTATAAGGGATGAAGTGCAAGTCATGGTTGCCACTGTTGCTTTTGGTATGGGCATTGACAAACCAAATGTAAGACAGGTGATACATTATGGCTGCCCAAAGAGTCTAGAATCTTATTATCAGGAAAGTGGGCGAGGTGGTAGAGATGGTATTGCTTCTGTTTGCTGGCTTTATTACACGAGAAGTGATTTTGCTAAAGCAGACTTCTACTGTGGTGAATCACTAACT GAAAATCAAAGAACAGCTATTATGGAGTCATTGATGGCTGCACAGCAGTATTGTTCTATAGCAACTTGCAGAAGAAACTTCTTGCTCAGTTATTTTGGGGAAAAATCTCAGTCTGAAAAATGTG GAAATTGTGATAACTGCATAGACTCAAAAAAGGAGCGTGACATGTCAAAAGAAGCATTTCTTCTACTGGCCTGCATCCAATCATGCTGGGGTACATGGGGACTGAACATATATGTGGATATTCTTCGTGGATCTAGA GCAAAAAAGATTCGTAATGCTCAGTTTGATATGCTTCCACTTCATGGACTTGGAAAAGAATACTCATCAAATTGGTGGAAAGCACTAGCCAGTCAACTAATTTCTAATG GCTATTTGACAGAGAACATACGCGATGTTTACAGAACTATAAG TATCAGTGCAAAAGGGAAGAAGTTTCTCAATTCTGTCAGACAGGACTGCCTACCACCTCTAATTTTGCCGGTGACGAGTGAAATGATTGGTGAGAATGAAAATGACAGTGCATTAAGTGAAGCtgggaaaatggaaaatttggCCACTTACTTTCAGAG AAGAGAGAATGAAGCTTTCTAG
- the LOC105434398 gene encoding uncharacterized protein LOC105434398 isoform X2 has protein sequence MEAILKSYFGFSAFRPYQKEVIQGILRGKDCLVVKGTGSGKSLCYQLPPLVVGKTGIVVSPLISLMQDQVMALKQRGIKSEYLGSTQTDYTVQHKAERGQYNILFMTPEKACSVSTSFWSKLKTAGICLFAVDEAHCISEWGHDFRVEYKQLDKLRDVLPGLPFVALTATATEKVRNDIINSLKMKDPQVTIGSFDRTNLFYGVKSFDRGPLFMNKLVLDISKYVASGGSTIIYCTTIKDVEQISKALEEAGISAGIYHGLMDKTSRAESHRLFIRDEVQVMVATVAFGMGIDKPNVRQVIHYGCPKSLESYYQESGRGGRDGIASVCWLYYTRSDFAKADFYCGESLTENQRTAIMESLMAAQQYCSIATCRRNFLLSYFGEKSQSEKCGNCDNCIDSKKERDMSKEAFLLLACIQSCWGTWGLNIYVDILRGSRAKKIRNAQFDMLPLHGLGKEYSSNWWKALASQLISNGYLTENIRDVYRTISISAKGKKFLNSVRQDCLPPLILPVTSEMIGENENDSALSEAGKMENLATYFQRLR, from the exons ATGGAGGCCATTCTAAAG AGTTACTTTGGATTCTCGGCGTTTAGGCCGTATCAGAAAGAAGTCATTCAGGGCATTCTTCGTGGGAAGGATTGCTTGGTGGTTAAGGGCACTGGAAGTGGGAAATCCTTATG TTATCAGTTACCGCCTTTGGTCGTTGGAAAGACTGGCATAGTTGTTAGCCCCCTTATATCATTAATGCAGGATCAG GTAATGGCTTTAAAGCAAAGAGGGATCAAGTCTGAATACCTTGGAAGTACCCAGACTGATTACACAGTTCAACACAAGGCAGAGAGGGgtcaatataatatattgttcATGACACCAGAAAAAGCATGCTCTGTATCTACGAG TTTTTGGTCAAAATTAAAGACAGCAggaatttgtttgtttgcgGTTGATGAAGCACACTGCATTTCAGAGTGGGGGCATGATTTTAG GGTAGAGTACAAACAGCTGGACAAACTTCGCGATGTTCTACCAGGTCTTCCATTTGTTGCACTGACTGCCACTGCAACTGAAAA GGTTCGGAATGACATTATTAATTCTTTGAAGATGAAAGACCCACAAGTTACCATTGGTTCATTCGATCgaacaaatcttttttatgGAGTCAAGTCTTTTGATCGTGGTCCATTATTCATGAATAAGCTTGTGCTTGATATCTCTAAGTATGTAGCCTCTGGTGGTTCAACTATCATTTACTGCACGACAATTAAAGATGTTGAGCAG ATATCCAAGGCACTTGAAGAAGCAGGGATTAGTGCTGGAATTTATCACGGTCTAATGGACAAAACATCACGTGCAGAATCCCACAG ACTATTTATAAGGGATGAAGTGCAAGTCATGGTTGCCACTGTTGCTTTTGGTATGGGCATTGACAAACCAAATGTAAGACAGGTGATACATTATGGCTGCCCAAAGAGTCTAGAATCTTATTATCAGGAAAGTGGGCGAGGTGGTAGAGATGGTATTGCTTCTGTTTGCTGGCTTTATTACACGAGAAGTGATTTTGCTAAAGCAGACTTCTACTGTGGTGAATCACTAACT GAAAATCAAAGAACAGCTATTATGGAGTCATTGATGGCTGCACAGCAGTATTGTTCTATAGCAACTTGCAGAAGAAACTTCTTGCTCAGTTATTTTGGGGAAAAATCTCAGTCTGAAAAATGTG GAAATTGTGATAACTGCATAGACTCAAAAAAGGAGCGTGACATGTCAAAAGAAGCATTTCTTCTACTGGCCTGCATCCAATCATGCTGGGGTACATGGGGACTGAACATATATGTGGATATTCTTCGTGGATCTAGA GCAAAAAAGATTCGTAATGCTCAGTTTGATATGCTTCCACTTCATGGACTTGGAAAAGAATACTCATCAAATTGGTGGAAAGCACTAGCCAGTCAACTAATTTCTAATG GCTATTTGACAGAGAACATACGCGATGTTTACAGAACTATAAG TATCAGTGCAAAAGGGAAGAAGTTTCTCAATTCTGTCAGACAGGACTGCCTACCACCTCTAATTTTGCCGGTGACGAGTGAAATGATTGGTGAGAATGAAAATGACAGTGCATTAAGTGAAGCtgggaaaatggaaaatttggCCACTTACTTTCAGAG GCTGAGGTAA